A genomic stretch from Vicia villosa cultivar HV-30 ecotype Madison, WI unplaced genomic scaffold, Vvil1.0 ctg.000494F_1_1, whole genome shotgun sequence includes:
- the LOC131628993 gene encoding abscisic acid 8'-hydroxylase 1-like, with amino-acid sequence MWDLSREKLVMVVQNYYDIIMVLFLTIGLTYLASRAWKKATSKREDIPGRLGLPLIGETFSFLSANNSTRGCYDFVRLRRLWHGRWFKTRLFGKIHVFIPDPEGARTIFANDFDLFNKGYVKSMADAVGKKSLLCVPVENHKRIRRLLSEPFSMTSLSAFITKFDKMLCGRLQNLEGKGKSFKVLDFSMKMTFDAMCDMLMSITEDSLLRQIENDCTAVSDAMLSFPVMIPGTRYYKGIMGRKRLMETFREIIARRRTGEESPGDFLQSMLQRESFPDSEKLDDSEIMDNLLTLIIAGQTTTAAAMMWSVKFLHDNSDAQDILREEQLSLTKMKPEGASLNHDDINNMRYGLKVVKETLRMSNVLLWFPRVALSDCTIEGHEIKKGWHVNIDATCIHYDSDLFKDPLKFNPQRFDEMQKPYSFIPFGSGPRTCLGMNMAKVTMLVFLHRLTSCYTWTLDDLDTCLEKKAHIPRLRSGCPITLKSISKSMPEA; translated from the exons ATGTGGGATCTATCAAGGGAAAAACTAGTAATGGTAGTGCAAAACTATTATGACATAATCATGGTCTTATTTCTCACTATAGGATTAACATATTTAGCTTCAAGAGCTTGGAAAAAAGCTACAAGCAAGAGAGAAGACATCCCTGGCCGGCTTGGATTACCTCTAATTGGtgaaactttttcttttctttcagccAATAATAGTACAAGAGGTTGCTATGATTTTGTCAGACTTAGACGATTGTG GCACGGGAGATGGTTCAAGACAAGGCTATTTGGCAAGATTCATGTATTTATTCCTGATCCTGAAGGTGCGAGGACCATATTTGCTAATGACTTTGATCTATTCAACAAGGGCTATGTAAAATCAATGGCAGATGCTGTAGGAAAGAAAAGCTTGTTGTGTGTACCAGTTGAGAACCACAAAAGAATAAGGCGTCTTCTATCTGAACCATTCTCCATGACTTCCTTATCTGCATTTATCACAAAGTTTGACAAAATGTTGTGTGGAAGGCTGCAAAATCTAGAAGGAAAGGGGAAAAGTTTTAAGGTGTTGGATTTCTCAATGAAG atgacatttgATGCAATGTGCGATATGCTGATGAGCATCACGGAAGATTCATTACTACGACAGATCGAGAATGACTGCACTGCTGTCTCTGATGCTATGTTGTCCTTTCCAGTCATGATTCCAGGCACAAGATACTATAAAGGCATCATG GGTCGTAAAAGGCTCATGGAAACCTTCAGAGAGATCATTGCTAGACGTAGGACGGGAGAAGAATCTCCAGGGGACTTCCTGCAGTCCATGTTGCAGAGAGAATCATTTCCTGACAGTGAAAAGCTTGATGACTCGGAAATTATGGATAATCTTTTGACATTGATAATTGCAGGACAGACTACAACAGCAGCGGCAATGATGTGGAGTGTAAAATTCCTACATGACAACAGTGATGCACAGGACATACTCAGG GAGGAACAGTTGTCTTTAACCAAAATGAAGCCAGAAGGAGCCTCCCTTAATCATGACGATATCAACAACATGCGTTACGGTTTGAAG GTAGTTAAGGAAACACTAAGAATGTCTAATGTCCTATTATGGTTTCCTCGTGTTGCACTGAGCGACTGTACTATTGAAG GGCATGAAATAAAGAAAGGCTGGCACGTTAACATCGATGCAACTTGTATACATTACGACTCAGATCTATTCAAGGATCCATTGAAATTTAACCCACAAAGATTTGAT GAAATGCAAAAGCCCTACAGTTTTATACCTTTTGGATCAGGGCCTAGGACTTGTCTTGGGATGAATATGGCAAAAGTGACAATGTTGGTCTTTTTACACAGGCTAACTAGTTGTTACAC GTGGACCCTTGATGATTTAGATACTTGCTTAGAAAAGAAGGCACACATACCTAGACTAAGGAGTGGCTGTCCAATAACGTTGAAGTCCATAAGCAAGAGCATGCCAGAGGCATAG